gtaacgtataccagtgacatttggattttgaaattctacagctatctggttgaaatttggccagttgacagtgcttaaccgaagaatattgatgtttgagtatgaaattgtaaatctaataatacattatataaattaataatacatttttttcttatattgttttgacattttaacatctacactcaaggcaaaagaaataaaaagtgagtcggtttcattaaagggactgtacaccagattggcactaaagaagttttcttgtgcaacgaatctcagggcaattattttgtttgcaataattgacaggaccagctcatttccatgaacccaaagggtattgcacatattaattgctaaagccactgatggaatattactttgtttatttaaggggctgctgatcttttggttaatcctcatcttggaggactcctttgagagcttgtggatgcagttatctgcacagccgagttgtctctttaggagccttcctctgatgtttgaaacataaatatctttctacagggcaattattttgtttgcaataattgacaggaccagctcatttccatgagcccaaagggtattgcacatattaattgctagagccactgatggaatatcactttgattatttaaggggctgctgatcttttgggtaatcctcatcttggaggactcctttgagagcttgtggatgcagttatctgcacagccgagttatctctttaggagccttcctctgatgtttgaaacataattatcattctatacatagcgttttttttcttatttcgggaatgtaacgtataccagtgccatttggattttggaattctacagctatctggttgaaatttggccagttgacagtgcttaaccgaagaatattgatgtttgagtatgaaattgtaaatcttataatacataatataaaataataatacattattttcttatattgttatgacattttaacatctacactcaaggcaaaagaaataaaaagcttgtggatgcagttatctgcacagccaagttatctctttaggagccttcctctgatgtttgaaacataattatctttctacagggcaattattttgtttgcaataattgacaggaccagctcatttccatgaacccaaagggtattgcacatattaattgctagagccactgatggaatatcactttgtttatttaaggggctgctgatcttttggttaatcctcatcttggaggactcctttgagagcttgtggatgcagttatctgcacagccgagttatctctttaggagccttcctctgatgtttgaaacataattatctttgtacagggcaattattttgtttgcaataattgacagtaccagctcatttccatgaacccaaagggtattgcacatattaattgctagagccactgatggaatatcactttgtttatttaaggggctgctgatcttttgggtaatcctcatcttggaggactcctttgagagcttgtggatgcagttatctgcacagccgagtaatctctttaggagccttcctctgatgtttgaaacattattatctttctaaagatagcgttttttttttcttatttcgggaatgttaagtataccagtgacatttggattttggaattctacagctatctggttgaaatttggccagttgacagtgcttaaccgaagaatattgatgtttgggtatgaaattgtaaatctaataatacataatataaattaataatacattattttcttatatagttttgacattttaacatctacactcgaggcaaaagaaataaaaagtgagtcggtttcattaaagggacggtacaccagattggcactaaagaagttttcttctgcaacgaatgtcagggcaattattttgtttgcaataattgacaggaccagctcatttccatgaacccaaagggtattgcacatattaattgctagagccactgatggaatatcactttgtttatttaaggggctgctgatcttttggttaatcctcatcttggaagactcctttgagagcttgtggatgcagttatctgcacagccaagttatctctttaggagccttcctctgatgtttgaaacataattatttttgtatagatagcgtttttttcttatttcgggaatgtaacgtataccagtgacatttggattttgaaattctacagctatctggttgaaatttggccagttgacagtgcttaaccgaagaatattgatgtttgagtatgaaattgtaaatctaataatacattatataaattaataatacattattttcttatattgttttgacattttaacatctacactcaaggcaaaagaaataaaaagtgagtcggtttcattaaagggactgtacaccagattggcactaaagaagttttcttgtgcaacgaatctcagggcaattattttgtttgcaataattgacaggaccagctcatttccatgaacccaaagggtattgcacatattaattgctaaagccactgatggaatattactttgtttatttaaggggctgctgatcttttggttaatcctcatcttggaggactcctttgagagcttgtggatgcagttatctgcacagccgagttgtctctttaggagccttcctctgatgtttgaaacataaatatctttctacagggcaattattttgtttgcaataattgacaggaccagctcatttccatgagcccaaagggtattgcacatattaattgctagagccactgatggaatatcactttgattatttaaggggctgctgatcttttgggtaatcctcatcttggaggactcctttgagagcttgtggatgcagttatctgcacagccgagttatctctttaggagccttcctctgatgtttgaaacataattatcattctatacatagcgttttttttcttatttcgggaatgtaacgtataccagtgccatttggattttggaattctacagctatctggttgaaatttggccagttgacagtgcttaaccgaagaatattgatgtttgagtatgaaattgtaaatcttataatacataatataaaataataatacattattttcttatattgttatgacattttaacatctacactcaaggcaaaagaaataaaacggttgtggatgcagttatctgcacagccaagttgtctctttaggagccttcctctgatgtttgaaacataattatctttctacagggcaattattttgtttgcaataattgacaggacagctcatttccatgaacccaaagggtattgcacatattaattgctagagccactgatggaatatcactttgtttatttaaggggctgctgatcttttggttaatcctcatcttggaggactcctttgagagcttgtggatgcagttatctgcacagccgagttatctctttaggagccttcctctgatgtttgaaacataattatctttgtacagggcaattattttgtttgcaataattgacaggaccagctcatttccatgaacccaaagggtattgcacatattaattgctagagccactgatggaatattactttgtttatttaaggggctgctgatcttttggtttatcctcatcttggaggactcctttgagagcttgtggatgcagttatctgcacagccgagtaatctctttaggagccttcctctgatgtttgaaacattattatctttctatagatagcgtgtttttttcttatttcgggaatgttaagtataccagtgacatttggattttggaattctacagctatctggttgaaatttggccagttgacagtgcttaaccgaagaatattgatgtttgggtatgaaattgtaaatctaataatacataatataaattaatactacattattttcttatatagttttgacattttaacatctacactcgaggcaaaagaaataaaaagtgagtcggtttcatttaAGGGACGGTataccagattggcactaaagaagttttcttctgcaacgaatgtcagggcaattattttgtttgcaataattgacaggaccagcccatttccatgaacccaaagggtattgcacatattaattgctagagccactgatggaatatcactttgtttatttaagggactgctgatcttttggttaatcctcattttggaggactcctttgagagcttgtggatgcagttatctgcacagccgagttatctctttaggagccttcctctgatgtttgaaacataattatcattctatacatagcgtttttttttcttattttgggaatgtaacgtatatcagtgacatttggattttggaattctacatctatctggttgaaatttggccagttgacagtgcttaaccgaagaatattgatgtttgagtatgaactTGTAAATcttataatacataatataaatcaataatacattattttcttatattgttttgacattttaacatctacactcaaggcaaaagaaataaaaagtgagtcggtttcattaaagggactgtacaccagattggcactaaagaagttttcttgtgcaacgaatctcagggcaattattttgtttgcaataattgacaggaccagctcatttccatgaacccaaagggtattgcacatattactTGCCACacatggaatatcactttatttatttcaggggCTACTGATCTTTTGTTTAATCCgcatatctttatttatttttattttaggaGCTACTGTTCTTGTGGTTAATCGTCTTCTTGGAGGTCTCCTATACCCGGTGGCTTGTGGATGCTGTACCAGCACAGCCAAGTTGTCTTTTTAGGAGCCTTTCTCTggtgttttaaagatatttatctTTCGATAACTCGCAgggttttttgttatttttggaATATAACCTATAGCAGTGATATTTGGAACATGTTTATCtattattacataatttaaattaaaaatacattattttttttgacattttaacatttacactcaaggcaaaagaaaaaaagatgaaaagtTAGCCgttttcattaaagggactgtacaccagattggcactagaaacgtttttttctataacgaatctcaggacaattatttaatgactTGATTTATTCTTTggtatcataattgtaaaaagacataccaagatgtaaaaaaaatcgagtcggagactgggttcgaaccagtgtcgccaaaattgcagtccagtgctacaaaggcttactctaCACAGCTGGagtatttaagctatatacttAACATGgttatatcatgtgataacatcgactagccaatcacgcataaggaactAATTCTACTAGGTAGTCATACCTGGTAATACTTTTTAATGGAAAGATTAGAGCCTTGAAAACAACCTCAAATTAGATTCAAATGCCTTCAAAACCctaatttgttgtttatttcaatagctaGCCTGGTTGCTCAGTTGCCGCATtggtattttcaaggacaagaaccagtgttGGTCAAATGTGGTCTCGACAAGGATTTCCgggaaaggaataccatctccaaagtaagaagaaattctaagcatgtctggttttaatgctttcaatatGCATCTTAATACTCAATGAAAAAAGTTGAGATTAACCTTGAGTTATtgaaaactgattgcaaaaagtccaaaagactatatatttcataaaatttgccCTAAAAATCTTTGaatcatgaacttttctgcatatttattgcatttatgaCTACATTAAAGATTGTGTATGCCTCAATGCCTAAAATGAGGCATTTTTCGTATTTTAACAGTAGTAGCAGATAGTTTTAGTAGtgtaaaaacatcacttttatGTTTTGCTTGCAGATTATGATGTGCAAATAagaacacccccccccccccggcaGTAGTCTCTGTCAACtttgctatctctgcattttctacatcatgtagccacatcatacatgaaaacacaagcagttgtcatgaatctttccatgttggtgtttttttgccatttcctttgaaTGCGCCATTTGTCCGGAAGCAAACAATTTTGCATAGTGTGGTGTTTtgactgtctataaacacatgatctctaaaatttgttaaactgaacagttctgttattCTGTTTATAAGTGGACCAGTAAAGCATAaatttgacaagttgaagcagTTTGGCTctgtcattttattataaaatgctAAGCTGATAAAGTAATATCaggaaatattgattttgagtatGAAGTTTGAAAATCTAATATAACCGTGGTCAGaattagcacaagccctgcactggtaaaatgtcttcggggcttgctcaaattttgaattttatatagtaGAAAGCTCTGCTAGAGTTCCCTAGTCAGCACCACTGTACCAAATTCAACTTCATTTTTAGCCGGATCTTTCATCGAAAAATTACGAgttatagaatggcgaaaaACGGTTGGTCGGGCGTTAACAATTCTGCggtaaagttttcattttaatatgtaattaaatcaagagtttttatccaatggtaatcaaacttggtcagactatttgtcggtatgttatcttgaatatgggtcatcccggatcaaattctaggtcactaggtcacatcttagagaaaatatttccatgtcataaattcaacattttttttccatatctttatgaaacttggtcagaatatttttctgcatattaatatcttgaaagttttttaatatgggtcatcccgggtcaaattctaggtcactaggtcaaaacTTAGGAGTAAGAATTCCACagtcataaaaattcattaatttttgtcaaatcattttgaaacttgatcagaatatttgtctacatgttatctaaatcatttgtgaatatgggtcacctcagatcaaaaactaggtcaccaggtcaaatcttaggaaatatttttattaaaaaattctATGCTTACCAAGCTATCCATATCAGTTAATAACTCTGCAAGAGTGGTATATTGactgtttttatgcccccgaaggtgggcatattaaaatcgcaccgtccgtccgtccggctcaataactcgtgtctgggctgtaattttcccttgtatggacagattttaaaataacttgccacatgtgttccacataccaagacgacatgtggcgtgcaagacccgtgcccctacctcaaaggtcacacttagtgtttattcacaatggagtgctgcatataggacatagagtataggttgtcgtgtccgggctgtaacttttccatgtatggacagattttaaaataacttgccacatgtgttccacataccaaaacaACATGTCGCGTGaacgacccgtgtccctacctctaaggtcaaggtcacacttagtgtttattcacaatggagtgctgcatataaggacatagagtataggttgtcgtgtacgggctgtaactttcccttgtatggacagattttaaaataacttgccacatgtgttccacataccaagatgacgtgtcgagTGCAatacccgtgtccctacctctaaggtcaaggtcacacttaggtgtttattcacaacagagtgctgcatataggacatagagtacaagttgttgtgtccgggctgtaactttccctttattcacaatggaatgctgcatatataaggacataacagtgtcggttgtcaactatgggtggtattttttatgtttagaggcaatttaaaataacttgccatatgtatttgacatggaaaggcaagatcaacttttcatgtctgaccttgttcataggtcaatgtcacaatcgggggcattcgtcacatactgtgacagctctttttTGGAAACTTTTTGAGGTTGATTTGCATTGATCCCTTAAATAATGCAACCATGTGCTATTTTCCATTTACAAGATATAATCCTATTACTAGTCAACTgactattttgtttgatatctGCTTACTGGCATATCAAAAACTCATAGAATTTAgagaaaaatgccaaaaaatgtCGAAGGAGAAACTGGATTTAGTAATTATGGCTGAGCTTGGTCAGCACACACAATCCACTGAGCATACATTAggcaaaaaaaagaaacagaaattAAGGGAAAAAATTCGACACAGTTACTTTTTTGATGGGCAGCAAGTGTGCGGCAAACTATTTGCTTTGGACATTCTATCGGAAAGAAAAGACTTAATATTATCTAGCAGGAATTACAAATAAATAGCCTGactgcctgcacccatggtctTAGTAAGCAGCCTTCAAATAATGGGAAAGGTATAACATATCAGGACAGAGAAAGAGTGCGAACTTCCATTGTGAAATATGCCCGAGACAATGCTCTTCCATTGCCTGGCAGGTTGCCACTGTTCAAAAGAagacatgtgtatgttttgccATCTGATGAATctattgcagatatttattcttcttttgcaaaaacaatggTTGAAGCGGCATATAAGGTCATGAGTTTAAGATCTTTTCAGAGTGTATGGCAGGAGCTTTGTCCACATATTACTATTGCTAAACCAAAGACAGACCTTTGCCATAAATGTCAAACCTTAGCCATTTCCACATCCTTATGTGGTCAAGATGAAAAGGCAAAGCTGTTAGAAGAATACACAGACCATGTATTAAAAGCAAAAACACAGAGAGAGTACTACAGAAACCAATGTGCTCAAAGTAAAAATGTGCTTTTGGAGCTCACTGATGAGGAAAAGGCTGGAGGTACTGGTGGTTGAACTAAAGTTGTGTTTGCTTCAATTCACTttgtataaaacttgtttttaGGACAGAACAAGACTTGAGAAGTTAAACTTAAGTTTTGCCTAAAACTGATTCTTTTTATAATAGTATAAGAAATGCATACCAGGCAATCTGTTATGAAAAGTTTGagtaaatacataaattgtcaatatgtatatatgcaatctttattttgctttcttaTTACAGGACAGCCTCCATGCGTGTTGCCAGACACCCTCCATTACAGTTGGGACTTCGCACAGCAGGTCTTTTTCCCCCATCATGCCCAACAGACTGGCCCTATCTTCTTCAAAACCCCACAGAGTGCTGACTTTGGAGTGTGCGCAGAAGGCTCAGgtacattgtatttataattaactcatgttcatatatttattataaacagtGAATTAGTTCTAAATAGTTTTTCCAATCAATGCCTGGAGTGTCAGTTTACTTGCtttgtttttcttgttgtttcaattttgcaaaaaataaatttaaggaAATGCATTTTATGGGTATCACAAATAATTTATACCAGTATCGATAATTCATGTTTCAGTCATGCCATGTGATAGATTGAAAATTATCACCTATGAAATACAGATTTATATTAACTGTTACAGGACAGcaagtgttttatttactggATGAGCCAGAGATGCCAGGGAAGGGGGCAGACACAGTTGTTAGCCTTGTGCATCACTATTTCCATTACCATGGCCTTGGAGAAGAGAATGCagaaattcattttgataactgtgCCGggcaaaacaaaaatcataccGTTCTTTGGTATGCTCTTTGGAGAACAATGACAGGTGAAATAAGCAATTCTTTACcagtattgcatttaaatgtttccaAAAGAGTGATTGGCTAGTTCTATGCTGTTATTTATGTGCAGATAAATCACTTTGACATATATTGGTAAATGCAAAACATGTGTAATGGGTTAAGTGAATAAGAATGGAAGAAATAGGATCTTGATATTAgtgaagaaaataatttactatTTTGTTAACATGACAATACCATAGAAAATGATAGATCATAATGTAAATGTACTTTAATTATAGtatcatgtatttatatttgtttcaggACTACATAAGCGGATAGAGCTTTCTACTATGATCACAGGTCACACAAAGTTCCACCCGGATTGgcactaataataataattatgtagtaCTTCTCTGAAAAACTTTTGCTTTAgattttcaacatgtatttacTATTGTCTAAGCAACTGTCTGTACCTTgttcataactcaaaaactgttgAAACTATATTAAACAACTAAAAACATGTTGCTTTACATTGGCAGTATAAAGATGTGAAGCAAGTaccttattttttgtttaattaatttcatacaTTAAATTGAACACAAACAAATGTTGGTATTCACTTGTCTTTTCATATTGAATTTTTATCTCAGATGGAGGATTAGTCAAATGGATAGACAATTGGAGAAGTAGGTGCTACTGTAACCAGCTCATCACCGAGTGGTCATAACATTCCTCAACTTGTTGGTGATCCCGAAAAACCTGTCGAATTCTTCTATTGGAAACTGTATCTTcaacagtttttcaaacaaatgaagAACATCTCAAAGTACCATCATTTTGTACTTGAAGGTAGGGTAACATGAAATATGTCACatcaacataaatatatcatttagcTTATCTTTATTATCattcaatttctattttatattcCATACAATGTTTAAAAGCATATACTCTGTATTTCGTCATTCATTTATATTGAGTCAAGAATTTCCCCACCATGTCAAAAACCCTTgcgtaatattttgttttgtttataaatttgatgtttatttttcagtgttaaaaaaatcactCAAATTGCACATGATTTGTACTCAAATTGCACATGATTTGTATCAAATTATTCTTTCATAATGCAGTTGTTGTTCCTGGACACTCATCAAAAGTCTGCATCAAGGGCATGGATGTTGAACGACAATGGTATTTGCATGACACAATCTGGGAATTCTGCCGAATTGACATAAGGACATAGTTTGCCCCAAACCTTCTTAACCAAGGCATTGAACAGACAGTACACCCGTTATTTAACCTTTGGAAGCTTATTGTTTGGAAAAGTGTTTGCTATTGTCGAGAATTAACGTTATGGTTCTCATTGTTTGCAAACAGCAAGACTTTGAAACTGTTATGTAAACTGTTATGTAATCGTAACCAACTTTTAACCTAATCTCCTAGATAGCTTTCATTCAACAAATTTTGATTGGATATCTGCTTGAATCATTAATTCTGTTAAAACTAATGCCTGTACCAATCTATAAGTAGTGTGCAGTGTCGatgcaaaacatttacaaatttgaaattaaaacatattatgtctTGCCAAAGAAACATTTTCCTTTGTTATTTACTGTTATTATGTTAAGTTAAAAAACtacataacattattataaatagaGTACATTCAGTATGTGGCAATCTATGAATGTTTGAAACAGAAGGTTTCCCTTTCAAGTACAGTTCCTTGATTTTG
The sequence above is drawn from the Mya arenaria isolate MELC-2E11 chromosome 14, ASM2691426v1 genome and encodes:
- the LOC128218131 gene encoding uncharacterized protein LOC128218131; translation: MPNRLALSSSKPHRVLTLECAQKAQDSKCFIYWMSQRCQGRGQTQLLALCITISITMALEKRMQKFILITVPGKTKIIPFFGLHKRIELSTMITDGGLVKWIDNWRSRCYCNQLITEWS